A window from Plasmodium cynomolgi strain B DNA, chromosome 7, whole genome shotgun sequence encodes these proteins:
- a CDS encoding 6-phosphofructokinase (putative) translates to MRNFNDNAGEAKKPSMEGLVKTMSVLLRDNECAFNLEEHEEQEDQRSTDQRSLDKKDSEMIDCLMQKLTSKKFLLEKETKNTFFLVDNDNMKIKKLKEHGHSASLNDDLSPLQYERIKYQPTLPKALASEYQVLEENHGDDFINKKDYEEIKKYLKNLHNLPILNVKETNNHESFKGGNVLKIGIILSGGPAPGGHNVISGIYDYAKRYNEQSQVIGFLGGIDGLYSKNYVTVTDSLMNRFRNLGGFNMLWSGRGKVRNKDDLIAIENIVTKLKMNGLVIIGGDGSNSNAALISEYFAERKIPISIIGIPKTIDGDLKSEAIEISFGFDTATKTYSEVIGNLCTDVKTGHNVYHVVRVMGRSASHVVLECALQTRPNIVLIGEEVEKEKLSLKDIVSNIVNTILKRRSLNKNYGVILIPEGLIEFVPEMKVLIGELNVILKEGPFDADKLKHSREVWDFLPTIIQDQLLMDRESTGYIQVGKIATERLIIVLVESELAKLNDSSLNIQFMAHYLGYEGRCAIPSNFDCNYCYALGYNAALLIDHKKTGYMSIIQNLEDSYANWIPAAIPFLRIMHVNRDNTGKEFPAVKRYLVDLNSPLFNVLKQVRNLWSLYDLYRSPGPIQFNGHLSNSRCYTVKIPTKDLLLCQNSEDLQLIISLTNKTNHVGDNITGGSEEEGGSQKDLSGISSADSQKGNELGSVSATSKGAHENFLLSTHSEEVGHDSGGVAGKKTTLPDMAIEASANADNVENDFYEQHCSSYKSLGCMSELQTSRLYNKLELPELCSDLKAKVRAGKQYISNDPYTQKQILSNYPHMSYENKFQIQEIFHDKYATPISFEIKIGIVFLSRQAPGAMNVLCGLYHRLKLLKGVCIAFYGLYGLLNNKYIIIDDDNIAKHLNQGGLELTGNSPEHSLFDKENRNKVCETVTNLQLNGLVMPGSNVTITEAALLAEYFLEKKIPTSVVGIPLTGSNNLIHELIETCVGFDSSTKVYASLIGNVLTDAVSMPKYWHFIRLMGRSPSHEVLECALQTHPNMVIISEEYGAADKTLWRVVQDIADVVCARAELGKNYGTILIPDALLMHLPHMKILLTEISDILNDANEKGQLAEARNDLVNLSTMKSGTAGGGAASGGGAASGAASVGGAASGAPSGAEQPLSGSPWVLKLTPWSLALLKTFPQFIIKELLHVDLRSMRFEKLETEQLLLQMVKEELHQRKEKGKYSGIFMGLTHFFGYQGRSSLPSEFDCKLAYSYGHAASIVIESGLTGYIVSIRGLCGNIKDWKMFAIPFISLMKILPRGQGSKYLKSASKGDLPVIPSAPVDLNGKAYRSLKVALQKWQMEDRFCNPGPIQFEGNASNYYNRILFEEQSEYFEMLRYVECYANILKDTCRFGVSADYLKNVFVQLCGMLVLAYKPNDILSNMPCIGSIEDYYDWENQRKRMD, encoded by the coding sequence ATGAGAAACTTTAACGATAACGCCGGAGAGGCGAAGAAGCCATCCATGGAAGGTCTCGTCAAAACCATGTCTGTGCTGCTAAGGGACAACGAATGCGCTTTCAATTTGGAAGAACACGAAGAGCAGGAAGACCAACGAAGCACAGACCAAAGATCGTTGGACAAAAAAGACAGTGAGATGATTGACTGTTTGATGCAAAAGCTAACGTCGAAAAAGTTCCTGTTGGAGAAGGAAACGAAGAACACCTTCTTTCTTGTAGATAACGATaatatgaagataaaaaagcTAAAGGAACATGGCCACTCGGCATCCCTAAATGATGATTTGAGTCCTCTACAGTATGAAAGGATAAAGTACCAACCTACATTACCCAAGGCGCTGGCAAGTGAGTACCAGGTGTTGGAAGAAAACCATGGGGatgattttattaacaaaaaagattATGAggagattaaaaaatatttgaaaaatctACATAACTTGCCCATTTTGAATGTGAAGGAAACGAATAACCATGAATCTTTCAAAGGAGGAAATGTATTGAAAattggaattattttatctGGTGGTCCTGCACCAGGTGGACACAACGTCATATCGGGTATATATGACTATGCCAAGAGGTACAACGAGCAGTCGCAAGTTATTGGCTTCTTAGGAGGGATAGATGGCTTGTATAGCAAAAATTATGTCACCGTTACGGATTCTTTGATGAATCGATTTCGCAACTTGGGAGGGTTTAACATGCTGTGGTCAGGACGAGGGAAGGTAAGAAATAAAGACGATTTAATTGCtatagaaaatattgttaCAAAGTTGAAAATGAATGGTTTGGTAATAATCGGAGGGGATGGATCCAACAGTAACGCAGCATTGATATCTGAATATTTCGCTGAGAGGAAAATCCCAATTTCTATTATCGGCATTCCGAAGACCATCGATGGGGATTTAAAAAGTGAAGCAATAGAAATTAGCTTTGGCTTCGATACAGCCACGAAGACGTACTCAGAAGTGATAGGCAATCTATGCACAGATGTGAAGACAGGACATAATGTATATCACGTGGTGAGAGTGATGGGAAGGTCAGCTTCCCATGTAGTATTGGAGTGTGCTCTGCAGACCAGGCCGAACATAGTCCTCAtaggggaagaagtagagaaggagaagctaTCCCTAAAGGATATCGTGAGCAATATTGTTAATACTATATTGAAGAGAAGGTCACTAAATAAAAACTACGGAGTTATTTTAATTCCAGAAGGACTGATCGAATTTGTACCCGAAATGAAGGTTCTAATTGGTGAATTAAATGTCATATTGAAAGAAGGTCCATTTGATGCAGACAAATTGAAGCACTCAAGAGAGGTATGGGATTTCTTACCCACTATTATTCAGGACCAGCTTTTAATGGATAGGGAATCTACTGGATATATTCAAGTGGGGAAAATTGCAACAGAGAGGTTAATCATTGTACTTGTCGAATCTGAGCTAGCCAAACTGAATGACAGTAGTTTGAATATTCAGTTTATGGCTCACTATTTAGGATACGAGGGCAGATGTGCTATCCCGTCCAACTTTGACTGTAACTATTGCTATGCCTTGGGGTATAACGCAGCTTTGCTAATTGATCATAAGAAAACAGGGTACATGTCTATCATACAGAATTTGGAAGATTCCTATGCGAATTGGATCCCTGCGGCCATTCCGTTTCTACGTATCATGCATGTGAATAGGGACAACACAGGGAAAGAGTTCCCAGCTGTGAAGAGATACCTCGTAGATTTGAATAGCCCACTTTTCAACGTATTGAAACAAGTTCGTAATTTGTGGTCCCTCTACGATCTGTATAGATCTCCAGGTCCGATTCAGTTCAACGGGCACTTGAGTAACTCCAGATGCTACACGGTGAAGATACCCACGAAGGATTTACTCCTGTGTCAGAACTCGGAAGACTTGCAGTTGATTATCAGTTTGACTAATAAGACGAACCATGTGGGGGATAATATCACTGGTGGTTCGGAAGAGGAGGGGGGTAGTCAGAAGGATTTGAGTGGCATCTCCTCCGCCGATTCGCAGAAGGGGAACGAACTTGGTTCAGTTAGTGCCACATCTAAAGGGGCTCACGAAAATTTCCTATTATCCACGCATAGTGAAGAAGTGGGACATGACTCAGGAGGGGTCGCAGGGAAGAAGACCACCCTCCCTGATATGGCAATCGAAGCAAGTGCCAACGCGGATAATGTGGAAAACGACTTTTACGAACAGCACTGCTCTAGTTACAAGTCCTTAGGATGCATGTCCGAGTTGCAGACCTCGAGGCTGTACAACAAGCTGGAACTCCCTGAACTGTGCTCAGATTTGAAGGCCAAAGTGAGAGCAGGAAAACAGTACATATCGAATGACCCCTACACTCAGAAGCAGATCCTGTCCAATTATCCCCACATGtcttatgaaaataaatttcaaattCAGGAAATTTTTCACGACAAGTATGCCACACCGATATCGTTTGAAATAAAGATAGGAATTGTGTTTCTGTCTAGACAGGCACCCGGGGCGATGAATGTGTTATGTGGTCTCTACCACAGATTGAAGCTGCTAAAGGGGGTATGCATTGCCTTTTACGGATTGTATGGCCTGTTAAACAATAAGTATATCATTATAGACGATGACAACATAGCGAAGCATTTGAACCAGGGAGGGTTGGAGTTAACGGGTAATTCCCCGGAACACTCTCTATTTGATAAAGAGAACAGAAATAAGGTTTGCGAGACAGTCACCAATTTGCAGCTAAACGGTTTGGTGATGCCTGGATCGAATGTCACCATTACGGAAGCGGCTCTCCTTGCGGAGTATTTCCTGGAGAAGAAGATCCCTACTTCCGTTGTGGGTATTCCGTTAACTGGCTCGAACAACTTGATTCACGAGTTGATAGAGACATGTGTAGGTTTTGACAGCAGCACGAAGGTGTATGCCTCTCTTATTGGAAATGTCCTTACAGATGCAGTGAGTATGCCTAAGTATTGGCATTTCATTCGGCTGATGGGAAGATCTCCTTCGCATGAAGTCCTGGAGTGCGCGCTGCAGACTCATCCGAACATGGTGATAATCTCTGAGGAGTATGGAGCAGCAGATAAAACACTGTGGAGGGTTGTGCAAGACATTGCAGACGTTGTTTGTGCAAGGGCTGAACTGGGAAAGAACTACGGGACGATATTAATCCCTGATGCGCTGCTCATGCATCTACCCCATATGAAGATTTTACTGACGGAAATTAGTGACATACTGAACGATGCCAATGAGAAGGGGCAGTTGGCTGAGGCGAGAAACGACTTGGTCAATTTGTCCACAATGAAGAGTGGCACagcggggggaggggcagcatcaggggggggagcagcgtCCGGGGCAGCATCAGTTGGAGGAGCAGCGTCCGGGGCACCGTCCGGGGCGGAGCAACCCCTGTCTGGCTCCCCGTGGGTCCTTAAATTGACCCCGTGGAGCTTAGCCCTGCTGAAGACCTTCCCCCAGTTCATCATCAAAGAACTACTACACGTGGATCTGAGATCTATGAGATTTGAGAAGTTAGAGACAGAGCAGTTGCTTCTTCAAATGGTAAAGGAGGAACTCCAtcagagaaaagaaaaaggaaaatattcaGGAATCTTCATGGGATTGACCCATTTCTTTGGCTACCAAGGTCGTTCATCATTGCCATCCGAATTTGATTGTAAGTTGGCATATTCCTACGGGCATGCTGCTTCCATAGTGATTGAAAGTGGACTTACAGGATATATCGTCTCGATTAGGGGTCTCTGTGGAAACATAAAAGATTGGAAAATGTTTGCAATTCCTTTTATATctttgatgaaaattttgccTAGGGGACAGGGCAGTAAGTATTTGAAGAGCGCCTCCAAGGGGGACCTGCCTGTCATTCCTAGTGCCCCGGTTGACCTGAACGGCAAGGCGTATAGAAGCTTAAAGGTTGCGTTGCAGAAGTGGCAGATGGAGGATAGGTTTTGTAATCCCGGACCCATTCAGTTTGAAGGAAATGCGTCTAACTATTACAACCGCATTTTGTTTGAAGAGCAGTCTGAGTACTTCGAGATGCTGCGCTATGTGGAGTGCTACGCGAACATACTGAAGGATACGTGCCGTTTCGGAGTCTCAGCCGATTACCTTAAGAACGTGTTCGTGCAGCTGTGCGGCATGCTTGTTCTCGCGTACAAGCCGAACGACATTCTCTCGAACATGCCCTGCATCGGCAGCATCGAGGATTACTACGACTGGGAGAACCAGCGCAAGCGGATGGACTAG
- a CDS encoding hypothetical protein (putative), with amino-acid sequence MKNCNRETKLIYRTLSDKFFVINKPVNWTLTRKKTKRAEEGGGGGLAPTGKPSPLLSKNNDVAKSVEQTDYPNDKQRSNMYKKKHFLSQMKNLSSAEKNAFLYTNSALYLYNDFNFNLSGNSPTENNHRDKFAQKYYVESLLKCETNGAVYYPYKLPIYMSGLVICCRDLLIYKKFLQMIKENKLVRKYRCLVHDPFVFVENNKVNFFREGGYIYRNHRGVIPHVRETSNTHPHYAYTSTKDEENKTDRRKATLFLRSLQAQKEASDMFPYHNFFADNPYSSSYCYHLADLTIDEWKGRVYPTSCRINKEGNNKHRSNTPHRGGRYTAREEKTLNLDHFVSAFLRKSPPVKSLNRLLSNLLHSNGTTMNQNDEYDLGRDNEFRVWPPVGKKEQEKHKRSDPIVSRTNGNHLLYDVEIQNGYLSKDGKMKFPLSLYFNEGNFFTFDKDFEDSSVPISMIYRMENYRDYLRRYSKTLLKKDQGRVVNMTLDKNCNVCIIEFVLLDNPKPDLIRFFFSELNTPIINDSIFDRNSFKRDIIGEVILEQLEDSHAESSPRVGGSPLFDVATHLGVGVEQVDGVEQVDRVEHVDGVQSTTWGLQTRERKIKEYLLKARDPHVNAFTIPGVGVASRGSEQEVQKVQKVQKVQKVNPSNFIIQERRPSGRHDEGGHNCPQSSGEEMKLSNKNTNLCLELFQLQFLDPISGDHVKIENSLPSAWL; translated from the coding sequence atgaaaaattgtaacagAGAGACCAAGTTGATTTACAGAACGTTGAGCgacaaattttttgtcatcaACAAACCTGTAAACTGGACAttaacgagaaaaaaaacgaaacgagcggaggaggggggaggagggggattGGCTCCAACTGGTAAGCCCTCTCCCTTGTTAAGTAAAAACAATGACGTAGCAAAATCGGTGGAACAAACAGACTACCCAAATGACAAACAGAGAAGTAACATGTACAAGAAAAAACACTTTCTTAGTCAGATGAAGAACCTAAGTAGcgctgaaaaaaatgcattcctTTACACAAATTCTGCCTTATACCTCTACAACGACTTCAATTTCAATCTGAGTGGAAACTCCCCCACAGAGAATAACCATAGAGATAAATTTGCGCAGAAATATTACGTAGAGTCCCTGCTAAAATGTGAGACGAACGGGGCTGTGTACTACCCGTATAAGCTTCCCATATACATGAGTGGTCTTGTCATATGTTGTCGAGATTTACTCATTTATAAGAAATTTTTGCAGATGATTAAGGAAAATAAGCTAGTGCGAAAGTACAGATGTTTGGTGCATGACCCGTTCGTCTTTGTTGAGAATAAcaaagtgaatttttttcgagAGGGAGGGTATATCTATCGGAACCACAGGGGTGTGATTCCCCATGTGAGGGAGACATCAAACACACATCCTCATTATGCATACACAAGCACGAAGgatgaggaaaacaaaactgaTCGAAGAAAAGCTACCCTCTTTTTACGATCCCTACAAGCACAAAAAGAAGCGAGTGATATGTTTCCgtatcataatttttttgcggaCAATCCGTATTCCTCCAGCTACTGCTATCACTTGGCCGACTTAACGATCGATGAATGGAAAGGGAGAGTATATCCCACGTCGTGTAGAATAAACAAAGAGGGGAACAACAAACATAGAAGTAACACACCTCACAGGGGGGGAAGATACACAGCTAGAGAAGAAAAGACCCTCAATTTGGACCACTTCGTTTCTGcctttttgagaaaaagTCCCCCAGTGAAGAGCCTCAATCGTTTATTGTCCAACCTCCTCCACAGCAATGGCACAACGATGAATCAAAACGACGAATACGATTTAGGACGCGATAATGAATTCCGAGTGTGGCCCCCTGTTGGGAAGAAGGAGCAGGAGAAACATAAACGTAGTGACCCAATTGTGAGCCGAACAAATGGTAACCACTTACTTTACGATGTAGAGATCCAAAACGGATATCTATCCAAAGATGGAAAGATGAAATTCCCCTTATCTCTGTACTTTAAcgaagggaatttttttacctttgaCAAAGACTTCGAAGATAGCTCCGTTCCTATCTCTATGATTTATAGAATGGAGAATTATAGAGACTACTTGAGGAGGTATTCAAAAACGTTGTTGAAGAAGGATCAGGGGAGGGTAGTAAATATGACCCTGgataaaaattgcaacgtTTGTATTATCGAGTTTGTCCTTCTAGATAACCCTAAGCCTGATTTGATTAGATTTTTCTTTAGTGAACTGAACACTCCCATAATTAATGACAGTATATTTGACAGGAATTCGTTCAAACGGGATATAATTGGTGAAGTGATTTTGGAGCAGCTGGAGGACAGCCACGCGGAATCTTCGCCACGTGTGGGGGGTTCTCCGCTCTTCGATGTGGCTACCCATTTGGGTGTTGGAGTGGAGCAAGTGGATGGCGTGGAGCAAGTTGATCGTGTAGAGCACGTGGATGGTGTGCAATCCACCACCTGGGGACTTCAAACGCgtgaaaggaaaattaaagAGTATTTGCTTAAAGCGAGGGACCCCCACGTTAACGCTTTCACCATCCCTGGAGTGGGGGTGGCTTCGCGGGGCTCCGAGCAGGAAGTACAGAAAGTACAGAAAGTACAGAAAGTACAGAAAGTAAATCCAAGTAATTTCATCATACAGGAGAGGCGTCCAAGTGGTAGACACGACGAAGGGGGGCACAACTGCCCACAGAGCAGCGGCGAAGAAATGAAACTTTCCAATAAAAACACGAACCTCTGTCTCGAACTATTTCAGCTGCAGTTTTTGGATCCAATCAGCGGGGATCACGTGAAGATAGAAAATTCTTTACCCAGCGCCTGGCTT
- a CDS encoding hypothetical protein (putative), which translates to MMKITKERKKYRISNPYDEAQKVSIKAKAEEVRELKKKQPNGQQQHKGEQNHHERTNAAERFMQIYEEYIETSEEIEKFKKENEDLQESKKKTGSRKKIKKLNLKLKKNNLIAKLVKNKAIIKAGKTLLSLSKQRSEKKILLTQGGKNKSEEVAVRTIPPVLAKVLRGDNSKGKNGVEKVSNKDSTVPNVTPRNCLGSSTLSGPHVMKKKEDVLNQYEDIIKDSGFIQNPLEYARRVIELRQKQGGKNAPNQKGAKKN; encoded by the coding sequence atgatgaaaataacgaaggagaggaaaaagtaCCGAATTAGCAACCCTTATGATGAGGCGCAGAAGGTAAGCATTAAGGCCAAAGCGGAGGAGGTGAGggaactcaaaaaaaagcaacccAATGGACAACAACAACACAAAGGTGAACAGAACCACCACGAACGAACAAACGCAGCAGAAAGGTTTATGCAAATTTATGAAGAGTACATAGAGACTAgtgaagaaatagaaaagtttaaaaaagaaaatgaggaCCTGCAGgaatcgaagaagaaaactgggagcaggaaaaaaataaaaaaattaaatttgaagttgaagaaaaataacctCATAGCAAAgttggtaaaaaataaagctatCATTAAGGCAGGCAAGACGTTATTGTCTCTATCGAAGCAGAggagtgagaaaaaaattttgttaactcagggggggaaaaataaatccgaGGAGGTGGCTGTCAGGACTATCCCCCCAGTTCTCGCAAAAGTGCTGCGTGGGGACAattcgaaggggaaaaacggaGTGGAGAAGGTAAGCAACAAGGACAGCACTGTCCCAAATGTAACCCCTCGCAACTGCCTAGGTAGTAGCACGCTGAGCGGTCCTCAtgtgatgaagaaaaaagaagacgtGCTGAACCAGTACGAAGATATAATTAAGGACAGTGGATTTATCCAAAATCCGCTCGAATATGCCAGGAGGGTTATTGAGCTACGGCAGAAgcagggaggaaaaaatgctccAAATCAAAAGGGAGCAAAGAAAAAC
- a CDS encoding hypothetical protein (putative) → MIFKSATRLSNKVCDVLVSFGVRQNKTTFISHPGVMAVSQLLEMKMITRPRANLTQENVNAMVEFDYELAKKAQIAVDNDLAVNFFDLEYIDRPEYLAQLLEEKKILEKAREEVLKREKGNYKIPEILKNYKRVEVPREWRQELEIDEKILKAQPGLKENIELQKIMHNYVQSKFKNKIPGQAPKKH, encoded by the exons ATGATTTTCAAAAGCGCTACCCGGCTGTCAAACAAAGTGTGCGACGTGTTGGTATCCTTCGGAGTACgtcaaaataaaacgacCTTTATTTCGCACCCAG GAGTCATGGCCGTTTCGCAACTGCTAGAAATGAAAATGATTACGAGGCCCAGGGCGAACCTAACCCAAGAGAATGTCAATGCCATGGTAGAGTTCGATTacgagctagccaaaaaggcacaaataGCAGTGGATAATGATTTGgcagtaaattttttcgacTTAGAGTATATAGACAGACCAGAATATCTAGCACAGCTActtgaagaaaagaaaattttagaaaaagcGAGAGAAGAAGTtctaaaaagagaaaaaggaaattataaaattccagaaattttaaaaaattataaacgaGTTGAAGTTCCGAGAGAATGGAGACAAGAGCTAgaaattgatgaaaaaattttgaaagcTCAACCTGGGCTAAAGGAGAATATAGAGCTGCAGAAGATTATGCATAATTATGTGCAgagtaaatttaaaaataagattCCTGGGCAGGCTCCGAAGAAGCAC
- a CDS encoding glycolipid transfer protein (putative): protein MSDETSGISLIKNIEKKSQECREGNEIVVLKLCELCNCIHPIYKKIFGDGFIANLLIKDLKNSTSKVQKAVEKIPEEVKYVSTMYSHNLKKYPNLQKLKSDTDNGIVDFLWMKRTIEFIVIFLEKCYVTNYTSKLNECARDAYDQVLKAYHGFTTGKVVTLALKLSPSREALTERLQFESNEQAKAHLQGCLSITKLLISDISKTIEQNGCNFADKV from the coding sequence ATGAGTGACGAAACTAGCGGCATATCGCTCATAAAAAACATCGAAAAGAAATCGCAGGAATGCAGAGAAGGCAACGAAATCGTCGTGCTCAAATTGTGCGAATTGTGCAACTGCATACACCCcatatataagaaaatatttggCGATGGGTTTATAGCTAATCTGTTAATAAAAGacttaaaaaattcgacTTCCAAAGTCCAAAAAGCTGTGGAAAAAATCCCCGAAGAGGTTAAATATGTGTCCACCATGTATTCgcacaatttaaaaaaatacccaaatttgcaaaagttAAAAAGCGATACAGATAACGGAATAGTCGATTTCCTGTGGATGAAGAGGACAATCGAatttattgtaatttttctcgAAAAATGTTATGTGACAAATTATACATCCAAATTAAATGAGTGTGCGAGGGATGCATACGACCAAGTGTTGAAAGCTTATCATGGTTTCACAACAGGGAAGGTTGTCACCCTGGCGCTGAAGTTATCGCCTTCCAGGGAGGCTCTAACCGAAAGGTTACAATTCGAGTCGAACGAGCAAGCGAAGGCTCACCTGCAGGGGTGCCTCTCCATAACGAAGCTGTTGATAAGCGACATTTCGAAGACGATAGAGCAGAACGGCTGCAACTTCGCGGACAAGGTTTAG
- a CDS encoding hypothetical protein (putative), which yields MMPRSENQNEEDEWELHPLFLSKIPNKKDIDKNTALSALITLINEEEEKEVFSYEPRRKNLKKKITEKGQIIYKKDRRNFYEPYQQNKNDKISYFEKKNLGGNAGVSKEEEVVDVEVDEEGTTLTTAEQRGDHSSQNVSSGQQATDETSIGEVLVCLSMINLKQ from the coding sequence ATGATGCCGAGAAGCGAAaaccaaaatgaagaggacgAGTGGGAATTGCatccattatttttatcgaaAATTCCAAACAAAAAGGACATAGATAAGAACACAGCTCTCTCAGCGTTGATAACATTGAtcaatgaagaagaagaaaaggaagtgtTCAGTTACGAAccgagaagaaaaaatctaaaaaaaaaaatcacagaAAAAGGCCAAATTATCTACAAAAAAGATAGGCGAAATTTTTACGAACCCTATCAGCAGAACAAGAATGATAAGATAagttattttgaaaaaaagaacctcgGTGGAAATGCGGGTGTTAgtaaggaggaggaggtggtGGACGTGGAAGTGGACGAGGAAGGTACCACTCTGACTACTGCAGAACAACGAGGTGACCATTCTAGCCAAAATGTGAGCAGCGGTCAGCAGGCCACGGACGAAACTTCCATAGGTGAAGTGCTGGTGTGCTTGTCGATGATCAATTTGAAGCAGTAG